Proteins co-encoded in one Lacerta agilis isolate rLacAgi1 chromosome 6, rLacAgi1.pri, whole genome shotgun sequence genomic window:
- the DMRTA2 gene encoding doublesex- and mab-3-related transcription factor A2 has translation MDWLSFRWLRMELRSEMPSVPSAPTSVPPSSVAAAAAAAAASLPVSVAGSLLRAPPLLLRAAEKYPRTPKCARCRNHGVVSALKGHKRYCRWKDCLCAKCTLIAERQRVMAAQVALRRQQAQEENEARELQLLYGTAEGLALAAANGIIPPRPAYEVFGSVCSADGGTGGSEVKLQKFDLFPKTLLTTRAATPQQAKPLSPDGTDGAPGTSSPEAARHGCGSGSENGDGESSLSSPVSKGAKDGCAAEEESPGSISPLGSDSGCSEAEREEAGAPSPGLAAAVAAAGGSRQQRTPLDILTRVFPAHKRSVLELVLAGCGGDVVQAIEQILNNHHHHHRGAGSPGQGLAVAAAAASGLSTAGPEKASDESWVRAAGDTTTGPLGGLQPSPAGAAAHHRPLLAGAMTPAIGALGSRSAFSPLQPNATHFGAAAAAEASAYPLGTHLGLSPLRLAYSAAAAHSRGLAFMTPYSTAGLMPTLGFRPPMEYAFSDLMRDRSAAAAAAAAAAAAAASAHKEQAYPNGLYGPLVNSAPEKQ, from the exons ATGGATTGGTTGTCATTTCGGTGGCTCAG GATGGAGCTGAGGTCTGAGATGCCCAGTGTGCCCTCGGCGCCCACTTCGGTGCCGCCCAGCTCGGTGGCGGCGGCCGCGGCCGCAGCAGCGGCCAGCCTGCCGGTGAGCGTGGCCGGGAGCCTCCTGCGGGCGCCGCCGCTGCTCCTGCGCGCGGCCGAGAAGTACCCTCGCACGCCCAAGTGCGCCCGCTGCCGCAACCACGGCGTGGTGTCGGCGCTCAAGGGCCACAAGCGCTATTGCCGCTGGAAGGACTGCCTGTGCGCCAAGTGCACGCTCATCGCCGAGCGCCAGCGCGTCATGGCCGCCCAGGTGGCGCTGCGCCGGCAGCAGGCGCAGGAGGAGAACGAGGCCCGCGAGCTGCAGCTGCTCTACGGCACCGCCGAGGGGCTGGCCCTGGCCGCCGCCAACGGCATCATCCCACCGCGGCCCGCCTACGAGGTCTTCGGCTCGGTGTGCAGCGCAGACGGAGGCACGGGGGGTTCAG AAGTCAAGCTGCAGAAGTTCGACCTGTTCCCCAAGACGCTGCTGACCACCCGGGCCGCCACCCCGCAGCAGGCCAAGCCGTTGTCTCCGGACGGCACGGACGGCGCACCGGGCACCTCGTCTCCGGAGGCGGCCCGCCACGGCTGCGGCTCGGGCTCGGAGAACGGCGACGGCGAGTCCTCGCTCAGCTCGCCCGTTTCGAAGGGCGCCAAGGACGGCTGCGCGGCCGAGGAGGAGAGCCCCGGCTCCATCAGCCCGCTGGGCTCCGACTCAGGCTGCTCTGAGGCGGAGCGCGAAGAAGCAGGAGCCCCTTCGCCCGGGCTGGCGGCGGCGGTAGCGGCGGCCGGAGGCAGCCGGCAGCAGCGGACGCCCTTGGACATCCTGACGCGCGTCTTTCCCGCCCACAAGCGCAGCGTGCTGGAGCTGGTCTTGGCCGGCTGCGGCGGGGACGTGGTGCAGGCCATCGAGCAGATTCTCAAcaaccatcaccatcaccaccgcGGGGCGGGCAGCCCCGGCCAAGGCCTCGCCGTCGCAGCAGCCGCCGCTTCAGGACTGAGCACGGCGGGGCCCGAAAAGGCGAGCGACGAGAGCTGGGTTCGGGCTGCCGGGGACACGACTACAGGGCCTCTGGGTGGCCTGCAGCCTTCGCCCGCCGGCGCCGCCGCTCACCACCGCCCCCTGCTGGCCGGCGCCATGACCCCCGCCATCGGCGCGCTGGGCAGCCGCTCGGCCTTCTCGCCCCTGCAGCCCAACGCCACCCACttcggcgcggcggcggcggccgaggCCAGCGCGTACCCTCTGGGCACGCACCTGGGGCTGAGCCCGCTGCGGCTGGCCtactcggcggcggcggcgcacaGCCGGGGGTTGGCCTTCATGACGCCTTACTCTACAGCCGGGCTCATGCCCACGCTGGGCTTCCGGCCGCCCATGGAGTACGCCTTCAGCGACCTCATGAGGGACAgatccgccgccgccgccgctgcagccgctgctgctgccgccgccgccagtgCGCACAAGGAGCAGGCCTACCCCAACGGGCTCTACGGGCCCTTAGTCAACAGTGCCCCAGAGAAGCAGTAG